The following proteins are co-located in the Paenibacillus sp. FSL H8-0079 genome:
- a CDS encoding TetR/AcrR family transcriptional regulator, with protein sequence MVKLDRRVIKSQDAIKKAVLELMAEKIFEEITIRDISDRANVNRGTIYLHYMDKYDLLDKIIEEHIGNLRDLCHAASDMSFQEGNYVWFEYFAENHLFFSTMLNTKSATYFHSRFIDLVVQEYKIEVDTTEGKNKGMDDEVILQFLAAAVVGSVEWWFKNGMSIPPRVMAEQTGVLLDRNF encoded by the coding sequence ATGGTTAAACTGGATCGAAGAGTGATCAAATCTCAAGACGCTATTAAGAAAGCAGTACTTGAGTTGATGGCTGAAAAAATTTTCGAAGAAATTACTATCCGTGATATTTCAGATAGGGCCAACGTTAATCGAGGCACGATTTACCTACACTATATGGATAAATATGACCTACTCGATAAAATTATCGAAGAGCATATTGGCAATCTCCGTGATCTATGCCACGCTGCATCCGATATGAGTTTTCAAGAAGGGAACTATGTTTGGTTTGAATATTTTGCCGAAAACCACTTATTTTTCTCAACCATGTTAAACACGAAAAGTGCCACTTATTTTCACAGCCGATTCATTGATCTGGTTGTCCAGGAATATAAGATTGAGGTTGATACTACCGAAGGAAAGAATAAAGGTATGGATGACGAAGTTATTCTTCAATTTCTTGCAGCAGCAGTTGTTGGAAGTGTGGAATGGTGGTTCAAAAATGGAATGTCCATACCTCCTCGGGTTATGGCAGAACAGACTGGGGTATTGTTAGATAGAAACTTCTAA
- a CDS encoding LysR family transcriptional regulator, which yields MELRVLRYFLTVARVENITHAATILHVTQPTLSRQLADLEKNLETQLFIRGKSKITLTEAGMLLRQRAEEILTLADKTEKEFKDQNNLVGGTISIGSVESLTSNVILQLLKDFNMEYPQVKYHIYSGTGDDIKERIDKGLLDVGILLEPIHIEKYDFIRLPQKERWGVLMKTSSPLAQKEYVASTDLAGVPLLISSRSVVQNEIASWFADEYAHLNFVATYNLISNVLNLVEEGLGTAICIEGALAMKQSDTLCFRPFHPKLQFPTVIVWKKHKVFSQTEVRFLEHIRHAFQA from the coding sequence ATGGAACTCAGAGTACTTCGATATTTTTTGACAGTAGCTCGTGTAGAAAATATCACACATGCTGCAACAATCTTACATGTGACACAACCTACGTTAAGCAGGCAGTTGGCTGATCTGGAAAAAAATTTAGAAACTCAACTGTTTATACGTGGGAAAAGTAAAATAACACTGACAGAAGCAGGCATGCTTTTACGTCAAAGAGCAGAAGAAATTCTCACGCTTGCGGATAAAACAGAGAAAGAGTTTAAAGATCAGAACAATCTGGTTGGAGGAACCATATCGATCGGGAGTGTTGAATCATTAACGTCCAATGTTATTTTACAATTATTAAAAGACTTCAATATGGAGTATCCGCAGGTTAAGTATCACATCTATAGTGGAACGGGGGATGACATAAAGGAGCGAATCGATAAAGGACTGCTCGATGTGGGCATTTTGTTAGAGCCCATTCATATTGAGAAATACGATTTCATCAGACTGCCCCAGAAGGAGCGCTGGGGAGTCCTTATGAAGACCTCATCACCTCTTGCACAGAAAGAATATGTAGCTTCAACCGATTTAGCTGGAGTGCCTCTGCTCATATCCAGCCGATCTGTCGTACAGAATGAGATTGCAAGCTGGTTTGCCGATGAGTATGCACATCTAAACTTCGTTGCGACCTATAATTTAATATCTAATGTACTTAACCTCGTAGAGGAGGGGTTAGGGACGGCAATCTGTATTGAGGGTGCGCTTGCAATGAAGCAGTCTGACACATTATGCTTTAGACCTTTTCATCCGAAACTTCAGTTTCCAACAGTGATTGTCTGGAAAAAACATAAGGTATTCAGTCAAACGGAGGTACGTTTTTTGGAACATATCAGGCATGCCTTTCAGGCATAA
- a CDS encoding beta-glucoside-specific PTS transporter subunit IIABC, producing the protein MSKKYEKLAQDIVEKVGGSENVSTLTHCMTRLRFALNDTSKADQKALKSFDGVIDAVESGGQFQVVIGTHVEDVYKEVIKQLKPNASSSGEPTQARKVSILGKLIDFVSGTFSPIVPAIAGAGMIKALLALLILFNWISKDSQTYYVVSLMSDAIFYFLPFLLAFSAANKLKCSPVLALVLAGILLHPNLTQLRVDGTDVSVFGIPLTLVSYSSSVVPILLIVWSQSYIESLFKRIIPNAVKVIFVPMFTILVTGILALTVLGPLGSFFGTYLALGFDFLGAHGSWLVIFLVATFWPILVMFGLHHNIVPLSIAQITTSGYENILGPGAMINCIGQGVAALVVGMRTKDKALKQISASSGITALMGITEPALYGVNLPKRYPLVAGMIGAASGGLFAGLMDVSRYATGASGIPAIPLYIGENIWNLYNILIALVITTVVTAVLTYLLSLKYEKDAPSQNTVSSTNEVSSVADEVITIKDSVIATPLKGQLIQLQDVQDVAFASEAMGKGIAIEPSEGKVIAPFDGMIVSLFPKKHAIGLLSDEGVEILIHVGLNTVKLNGKYFEAFVEEGQRITKGQTLLTFDLDKIREEGYVTQTPVIVTNTYSYSDVIAETSQKNIDFNNTLLVVKA; encoded by the coding sequence ATGAGCAAGAAATACGAGAAGTTGGCTCAAGATATTGTAGAGAAAGTGGGCGGTAGTGAGAATGTATCCACTCTGACTCACTGTATGACTAGGCTTAGATTTGCACTGAATGATACTAGTAAAGCAGATCAAAAAGCGCTTAAGTCGTTTGATGGCGTTATTGATGCGGTTGAGAGCGGCGGACAATTTCAAGTCGTTATCGGCACACATGTTGAAGACGTTTACAAAGAAGTGATCAAACAACTTAAACCTAACGCGAGTTCATCGGGTGAACCAACTCAAGCTAGAAAAGTTAGTATTTTGGGGAAGCTAATCGATTTCGTCTCCGGAACATTTAGTCCGATTGTTCCTGCTATTGCTGGTGCTGGGATGATCAAGGCATTACTCGCTCTGCTTATTTTGTTCAACTGGATTTCAAAAGATTCCCAAACTTACTATGTCGTAAGTCTTATGTCGGATGCTATCTTCTACTTTTTACCATTCTTGTTGGCATTTTCGGCTGCGAACAAATTAAAGTGTAGTCCCGTGTTAGCGCTCGTTTTAGCTGGTATTTTGCTCCACCCAAACTTGACGCAATTGCGTGTAGATGGAACTGACGTAAGTGTTTTTGGAATCCCACTAACACTTGTATCTTATAGTTCATCTGTAGTTCCAATTCTCTTAATAGTTTGGTCACAATCATATATTGAATCGTTGTTTAAAAGGATCATTCCGAATGCAGTGAAAGTTATTTTTGTTCCCATGTTCACTATTTTAGTCACAGGAATTCTAGCTTTAACGGTATTGGGACCACTGGGGTCGTTTTTCGGAACGTACTTAGCCTTGGGCTTTGATTTCTTGGGTGCACATGGTAGCTGGCTGGTTATTTTCCTGGTTGCAACCTTCTGGCCAATACTGGTTATGTTTGGACTGCACCATAATATTGTCCCTCTATCCATTGCTCAAATCACGACATCAGGCTATGAGAATATCCTCGGTCCTGGAGCAATGATCAATTGTATAGGTCAAGGTGTCGCGGCATTAGTTGTAGGGATGAGAACCAAGGATAAAGCATTAAAACAAATTTCTGCTTCCAGTGGGATCACAGCGTTGATGGGAATTACGGAACCAGCGCTCTACGGCGTAAACTTACCGAAGAGATACCCACTTGTCGCGGGTATGATTGGAGCTGCCAGTGGGGGACTCTTTGCAGGGCTTATGGATGTTTCTCGTTACGCAACAGGCGCTTCAGGAATTCCGGCGATTCCGCTGTACATTGGTGAGAATATCTGGAATCTATATAATATTTTGATCGCCCTTGTTATAACAACTGTTGTAACTGCTGTGCTTACCTATTTACTCAGTTTGAAATATGAAAAAGACGCACCTTCACAAAATACTGTTTCAAGTACGAATGAGGTGAGTAGTGTTGCGGATGAAGTCATTACAATTAAAGATTCCGTTATTGCAACTCCACTTAAAGGTCAGCTCATTCAACTTCAGGATGTACAGGATGTAGCGTTTGCCTCAGAGGCAATGGGTAAAGGAATTGCTATTGAACCCAGCGAGGGGAAAGTCATTGCTCCATTTGATGGCATGATTGTGTCCCTATTTCCTAAGAAACACGCTATTGGACTGTTATCCGATGAAGGAGTCGAAATTCTTATTCATGTCGGCTTAAATACAGTAAAGCTGAACGGAAAATATTTTGAGGCTTTCGTGGAAGAAGGTCAGAGAATCACGAAGGGACAGACTTTGCTGACATTTGATCTGGACAAAATCAGAGAAGAAGGATATGTCACTCAAACGCCTGTTATTGTAACCAATACGTACAGTTACTCGGATGTGATTGCAGAGACTAGTCAAAAAAATATTGATTTTAACAACACATTGTTGGTTGTCAAAGCTTAA